One segment of Pseudanabaena sp. FACHB-2040 DNA contains the following:
- a CDS encoding FdhF/YdeP family oxidoreductase, with amino-acid sequence MTSSDAKQPQSGISPASGKPKMGGGLPIIQYWAEHTLSAEGPKLWQTLTHKSACLSCAWGTGGQKGGFVNEVGEPLQRCAKSVEAISAELQPPVQPHFFDQHSLAELQQLTSLEADRLGRLSFPVILRSGSTHYERISWEEIFAIATPAFRHSPERVASYSSGRSSNEAAYLLQLMMRSLGSNNLADCSDLCHAPSTVGLKAVFGISTSMVSLEGLHQADCVVLVGSNAPANHPRLMNELIKLRDRGGRVIVVNPVREVGLVKFGSPAFPLTSLLQGSDISSLFLQPIPGSDVALFVGIQKSLLERGLVKTDFVEAHAEGWRDAIAQAQTTPWSTLVNTCGLSQEEIEAAATLISQSQRVVFAWAMGVTQQANSVDTIFSIANTALLTGNVGKPGAGLMPIRGHSNVQGFGSMGVTAHLKEEIRQALEKLLGRSLKREPGYDARALIEAADSGQVDTLLCLGGNLYAANPDLTQAKRALGQIDTVIYLSTKPNLGHFHGLGRQNTIIVPVFNRFENPHKTTTESGNNFVRLNDEGKTHLKGADLISEVEFLTDLAHRLHGDTPVDWRRLQDTRYVRQLIAQTIPGYEKIGQIDETEEEFTIAGRIFTQPQFPTPSGKAQMHITPLPTLTLPQPQDFGLAEPVQGLVLALMTGRSYSQHNTVVYKEGDRYRGMPHRHCILMHPQDVAQAGFVEHQRVSVRGDAGQLNQIEIICGEVRPGSALMFYPEANVLMKAHIETRSGTPAYKRVPVLIFSAE; translated from the coding sequence ATGACTTCTTCCGACGCCAAGCAGCCTCAATCAGGCATCTCGCCCGCTTCTGGTAAGCCCAAGATGGGTGGCGGTCTGCCCATTATTCAATATTGGGCTGAGCACACTCTCTCTGCCGAAGGCCCTAAGCTCTGGCAAACTCTGACTCACAAAAGCGCCTGCCTCTCCTGCGCTTGGGGCACAGGCGGCCAAAAGGGCGGCTTTGTAAATGAAGTGGGCGAACCGCTGCAGCGCTGCGCGAAGAGTGTGGAGGCGATTTCGGCCGAACTGCAGCCCCCAGTGCAGCCTCACTTTTTTGACCAGCACAGCTTGGCAGAACTGCAGCAACTCACGTCTCTAGAAGCTGATCGGCTGGGGCGGCTAAGTTTTCCGGTGATTTTGCGCTCTGGCAGTACTCACTACGAGCGAATTAGTTGGGAGGAGATTTTTGCGATCGCAACCCCCGCTTTCCGCCACTCCCCCGAGCGCGTGGCCTCCTACAGTTCCGGGCGCTCTTCCAACGAAGCGGCTTATTTGCTGCAGCTGATGATGCGATCGCTAGGCTCCAATAACCTGGCCGATTGCTCCGACCTCTGCCATGCCCCGTCTACCGTAGGCCTTAAGGCTGTCTTTGGCATCAGTACGTCAATGGTGAGTCTGGAAGGGCTACACCAGGCCGACTGTGTAGTACTGGTGGGGTCGAATGCCCCGGCCAATCACCCCCGGTTAATGAATGAGCTGATCAAGCTACGCGATCGCGGCGGCAGGGTGATTGTGGTGAACCCGGTGCGGGAGGTGGGGCTAGTCAAGTTCGGCTCTCCCGCTTTTCCACTGACCTCACTACTGCAAGGATCAGACATTTCCTCTCTGTTTCTGCAGCCGATTCCGGGCAGCGATGTGGCGCTGTTTGTCGGCATTCAAAAGTCTCTACTTGAGCGGGGCCTAGTCAAAACTGATTTTGTCGAGGCGCATGCAGAAGGATGGAGGGATGCGATCGCACAGGCTCAAACAACCCCCTGGTCAACCCTGGTCAACACCTGCGGCTTATCCCAGGAGGAGATCGAAGCCGCCGCCACCCTAATCAGTCAATCTCAGCGGGTCGTTTTTGCCTGGGCAATGGGCGTTACCCAGCAGGCCAATAGCGTCGATACCATCTTCAGCATTGCCAATACGGCCCTGCTCACCGGTAATGTCGGCAAACCAGGCGCGGGTCTGATGCCCATTCGAGGCCATTCCAACGTGCAGGGCTTCGGTTCAATGGGCGTGACCGCGCACCTTAAAGAAGAAATTCGTCAGGCGCTAGAAAAGCTTTTGGGCCGATCCCTCAAGCGCGAACCTGGTTACGATGCCCGTGCCCTGATCGAAGCTGCCGACAGCGGCCAGGTAGATACCCTGCTCTGCCTAGGCGGCAACCTGTATGCTGCCAACCCCGATCTCACCCAAGCCAAGCGTGCTCTAGGCCAAATCGACACCGTTATCTACCTGTCCACCAAGCCCAACTTAGGCCACTTCCACGGTCTAGGCCGACAAAACACAATCATCGTCCCCGTCTTCAACCGCTTCGAAAACCCCCATAAAACTACTACCGAGTCGGGCAACAACTTCGTGCGACTCAACGACGAGGGCAAAACGCATCTCAAAGGAGCCGACCTGATTTCGGAAGTCGAGTTTCTAACCGATCTGGCCCATCGTCTTCATGGCGATACCCCAGTTGACTGGCGCAGGCTGCAAGATACCCGCTACGTCCGCCAACTCATTGCCCAAACCATTCCCGGCTACGAGAAAATCGGTCAAATCGACGAGACTGAGGAAGAGTTCACCATCGCGGGTCGCATCTTCACCCAACCCCAGTTCCCGACCCCCTCTGGCAAAGCCCAAATGCACATCACCCCTTTGCCAACCCTGACTCTGCCTCAGCCCCAAGACTTTGGCCTAGCCGAACCCGTTCAGGGCTTGGTGCTGGCGCTGATGACCGGGCGCAGCTACTCTCAGCACAATACAGTGGTTTATAAAGAGGGCGATCGCTATCGGGGTATGCCCCACCGCCACTGCATTCTGATGCACCCGCAAGATGTTGCCCAAGCCGGATTTGTTGAGCACCAGCGTGTTTCAGTGCGAGGCGATGCCGGGCAGCTCAACCAGATTGAAATTATCTGCGGCGAGGTTCGGCCCGGCTCAGCATTGATGTTTTACCCCGAAGCCAACGTGTTGATGAAAGCGCATATCGAAACCCGTTCAGGAACACCCGCCTATAAGCGCGTCCCGGTTCTGATCTTCAGCGCTGAGTAG
- a CDS encoding glucosyl-3-phosphoglycerate synthase: MPDFHLNYVPTFTLLSNEAHETMEQRLSRASQRIPIGVIVPALFSDLASPAMANIIQELKDMEFIQRVYISLDRASFEEFQKAQSIVAPLEEKACLLWNDNSRVQAVMQKIDDVIPLGPRGKGRAVWTALGYVLTKEEVAVLAFHDADILTYNRSFMVRLLYAVVQLRYQFAKGFYARYGDRLYGRVLRLFYFPLVRALREILGHIDFLEYMADFRYPLSGEFATFTSLAREMQFPSDWGIEVGILSEIYRLVRVPRICQVELVHRYDHKHQQVGADANAGLKKMAADIARTFFAQLSAQGIVLSNEFFRSLKLTYLTNARNAIGVYEAIAEMHDLNQYDLHVEISAVEAFAQALDQALNDFHQYPFGSPLIPDWRRVEVAIDGIMDELTDALDNPL, from the coding sequence ATGCCTGACTTTCACCTTAACTATGTTCCGACCTTCACCCTGCTCTCTAACGAAGCCCACGAGACGATGGAGCAGAGGCTTTCTCGGGCCTCACAGCGCATTCCTATTGGGGTCATTGTTCCGGCGCTCTTCAGTGATCTTGCCAGCCCCGCAATGGCAAATATCATTCAAGAACTCAAAGACATGGAGTTTATCCAGCGGGTCTACATCAGCCTCGATCGGGCCAGCTTTGAGGAGTTTCAAAAAGCTCAGTCAATCGTTGCACCGCTAGAGGAAAAAGCCTGTCTGCTTTGGAATGACAATTCCAGAGTGCAGGCCGTGATGCAGAAGATCGATGACGTAATTCCGCTAGGGCCTCGGGGCAAAGGGCGGGCAGTCTGGACCGCTTTAGGCTACGTTTTGACCAAGGAAGAAGTTGCAGTGCTGGCATTTCACGATGCCGATATCTTGACCTACAACCGCAGCTTCATGGTGCGGTTGCTGTACGCGGTTGTGCAGCTTCGCTATCAGTTTGCTAAGGGCTTTTACGCCCGCTATGGCGATCGCCTCTACGGCCGGGTTTTGCGCTTGTTCTACTTTCCCCTAGTGCGCGCGCTCCGCGAGATCTTGGGCCATATAGATTTTTTGGAATACATGGCCGACTTTCGCTATCCCCTATCTGGGGAATTTGCCACCTTTACCAGCCTTGCCCGGGAAATGCAGTTTCCCTCTGATTGGGGCATTGAGGTAGGCATTCTTTCTGAGATTTATCGGTTGGTGAGAGTGCCTCGCATTTGCCAGGTGGAGCTGGTTCATCGCTATGACCACAAGCATCAGCAGGTGGGCGCAGATGCCAATGCTGGTCTCAAAAAAATGGCTGCCGACATTGCCCGCACCTTCTTTGCCCAGCTCTCTGCTCAAGGTATTGTCCTGAGCAATGAGTTTTTCCGCAGCTTAAAGCTCACCTACCTCACCAATGCCCGCAATGCGATTGGGGTCTATGAAGCCATTGCCGAAATGCACGACCTCAACCAGTATGACCTGCACGTAGAGATCTCTGCCGTCGAAGCCTTTGCCCAAGCGCTCGATCAGGCGCTCAACGACTTTCACCAATATCCCTTTGGTTCACCCCTAATTCCAGACTGGCGGCGGGTAGAAGTTGCCATTGATGGCATTATGGACGAACTCACGGACGCGCTAGATAACCCGCTATAA
- a CDS encoding DUF981 domain-containing protein produces the protein MFVNYIALMLINMVAGLVMLATFVYQGFDSNPKRWVPGFGMTGAIALITGLHMVLTWPVRGSFNIAFGETTVLFGILFLATAVALAMSWGLLSVAIYAFFVGLTSILIGLRLITLDLTRRPLISGLGFVLTGLGGVLAAPTLLYLKDNRPWRLLGTAVLLIAALIWAFTGYMAYWGHMEQFQDWQPMP, from the coding sequence ATGTTTGTCAACTACATCGCACTCATGCTGATTAACATGGTTGCCGGGCTGGTCATGCTGGCAACCTTCGTCTATCAGGGCTTTGACAGCAACCCCAAGCGGTGGGTACCAGGATTTGGGATGACAGGTGCGATCGCACTAATCACCGGCCTGCACATGGTGTTGACCTGGCCCGTCAGAGGCAGCTTCAACATTGCCTTTGGCGAAACGACCGTACTGTTTGGCATTCTCTTTCTCGCCACTGCTGTTGCTCTAGCGATGAGCTGGGGTCTCTTGAGCGTGGCCATCTATGCCTTTTTTGTCGGCCTGACCTCGATTTTGATCGGGCTGCGCCTCATCACTCTAGATCTAACCCGTCGCCCACTGATTTCTGGCTTGGGCTTCGTTTTGACAGGGCTGGGCGGGGTACTGGCAGCGCCCACCCTGCTCTACCTCAAGGACAATCGCCCCTGGCGGCTGCTGGGAACCGCCGTACTGCTAATTGCTGCCCTGATCTGGGCCTTTACTGGATACATGGCCTATTGGGGCCACATGGAGCAGTTTCAAGACTGGCAGCCTATGCCTTAG
- a CDS encoding class I SAM-dependent methyltransferase: protein MTTAIKAKPDWAGEDLLSRLVNRLIQTRPLYALMKRQARQVLIKTAENKGIAWRQMAEELESSGAKERLAEVTNLAVTYPAYYQVPFHAYNEGNLCWQAAFEVEPATYSMGLRVWPQEPLTWQAAQDRLRSSFHEVLANSGVGPVRDILDMGCSVGISTLALHRYYSQAQAEPVRTVGLDLSPYMLAVAKTRDTAGEVANWLHAQAEKTGLPDASFDLVTLQFVVHELPRDAAGAIFREALRLLRPGGAIAIVDNNPKSPIIQNLPPVLFTLMKSTEPWTDEYYTFDLEGALAVVGFEQVVSVPSDPRHRTIVARKPQAQS from the coding sequence ATGACCACCGCAATCAAGGCTAAACCCGACTGGGCAGGTGAAGATCTGCTCTCTCGCTTGGTAAACCGACTAATTCAAACCCGGCCCCTCTATGCCTTGATGAAGCGGCAGGCCCGGCAGGTGCTGATCAAAACGGCAGAGAACAAAGGAATCGCTTGGCGTCAGATGGCTGAGGAACTAGAGTCGTCTGGAGCCAAGGAACGGCTGGCAGAGGTGACCAACTTGGCAGTTACCTACCCGGCCTATTACCAGGTGCCGTTTCACGCATATAACGAGGGCAATCTCTGCTGGCAGGCAGCCTTTGAGGTAGAACCGGCGACTTATTCAATGGGCCTGCGAGTCTGGCCCCAGGAACCCCTGACTTGGCAAGCCGCTCAAGACCGATTGCGGAGCAGCTTTCACGAGGTATTAGCAAATTCTGGCGTGGGGCCAGTGCGCGACATTCTCGACATGGGCTGCTCAGTAGGTATTTCGACGCTGGCGCTGCATCGCTACTACAGCCAAGCTCAGGCTGAGCCGGTGCGAACGGTGGGACTGGATCTCTCGCCTTATATGCTGGCAGTGGCCAAAACGCGGGACACGGCAGGAGAGGTGGCGAACTGGCTTCACGCTCAGGCCGAGAAGACAGGGCTGCCCGATGCCTCTTTTGATCTGGTCACACTTCAGTTTGTCGTTCACGAGCTGCCCCGTGACGCGGCTGGGGCAATTTTTAGGGAGGCTTTGAGGCTGCTGCGACCGGGGGGTGCGATCGCAATTGTCGATAACAATCCCAAATCCCCTATCATCCAAAACCTGCCGCCTGTGCTCTTCACTCTAATGAAAAGCACCGAACCCTGGACCGATGAGTACTATACCTTCGATCTAGAAGGGGCACTAGCGGTTGTTGGCTTTGAGCAGGTAGTATCGGTGCCCAGCGATCCACGCCACCGCACCATCGTGGCCCGAAAACCGCAGGCTCAGAGCTAG
- a CDS encoding EAL domain-containing protein, which yields MAFQPIVNTTSWKIFAYEALVRGINNESAQQILSRISPANRYRFDQACRIRAVQLAARFGIQSSISINFMPNAVYRPENCIQTTLAAAKSYNFPVDRIIFEITENERVVDPAHLKEIIREYKRRGFRTAIDDFGAGYSGLNLLADIQTDLIKLDMALVRGIDQDRTRQTIVKAILRVCQELEIEPIAEGIETYEEFRFLQDLGVELFQGFYFARPAFESFAAMPPPLKCPVFV from the coding sequence ATGGCGTTTCAACCAATTGTGAATACTACTTCTTGGAAAATCTTTGCCTACGAAGCTCTCGTTCGCGGTATTAACAACGAGTCGGCTCAGCAAATTTTGAGCCGGATCAGTCCGGCTAATCGCTATCGATTTGATCAGGCCTGTCGAATTCGGGCCGTTCAGCTTGCAGCGAGGTTTGGTATTCAGTCGTCTATCAGCATCAACTTTATGCCGAATGCCGTGTATCGGCCTGAAAATTGCATTCAGACGACGCTGGCAGCAGCTAAATCCTATAATTTTCCGGTTGATCGCATCATTTTTGAAATTACCGAAAATGAGCGAGTGGTCGATCCGGCCCATCTGAAGGAGATTATTCGGGAATACAAGAGGCGAGGTTTCCGAACGGCTATTGATGATTTTGGCGCGGGCTACTCTGGGCTAAACTTACTGGCGGACATTCAAACCGATCTAATTAAGCTCGATATGGCCTTGGTTCGAGGCATTGATCAAGATAGAACTAGGCAGACCATTGTGAAGGCAATTTTGCGAGTTTGCCAGGAGCTGGAAATTGAGCCCATTGCCGAGGGCATTGAAACCTACGAGGAGTTTAGGTTTTTGCAGGACTTGGGGGTTGAGTTGTTTCAGGGGTTTTACTTTGCTCGGCCTGCTTTTGAATCTTTCGCGGCTATGCCGCCACCTTTGAAGTGCCCTGTGTTTGTTTAA
- the htpG gene encoding molecular chaperone HtpG: MTTILEQGNISIHTENIFPIIKKWLYSDHEIFLRELVSNAVDAINKLSMVARSGEYSGEVSPPEIEIKLDKEKQTLSISDTGIGMTADEVKKYINQVAFSSAEEFVTKYKNISDESIIGHFGLGFYSSFMVSSRVEIDTLSYQEGAEAVHWSCDGSTEFQISASDRTTVGTTITLTLMEEEKEYLESHRIKQLITTYCDFMPVPIKLDGEVVNKHEAPWKKSPNSLTDEDYLEFYRYLYPYQEDPLLWIHLNTDYPFVVNGILFFPKLKPDIDVTKSSIKLYSNQVFVTDNCEEVVPRFLLPLRGVIDSTDIPLNVSRSFLQADRTVRKIADYIARKVGDNLKQLHRDNLAKYIESWQDLGNFVKFGSLNDDKFKEQTKDILIFRTTAKLGDAAAKVEVQSEEGDAWAEVSSDQPATDANGFYYTNLADYLERNKEKHENRIFYATDEVTQATYIGLHKNQGIEVLFMDSFIDTHFIPSLERDYPDVKFSRVDADLDDTLLDKDKQSEIVDPATNKTRDDQVKELFEKALNKPRLNVKPQALKADDAEAAPPAMVLLPEATRRMQEMMALMQQKNMEFPEDHVLLVNTAHPLIQNLLNLSQSTIVQADGSTSPAGEMASLICNQVYDLALMAQKGFDADGMKTFVERSNKLLTRLTER; encoded by the coding sequence ATGACCACGATCTTGGAACAGGGCAACATTTCGATCCATACCGAGAATATTTTTCCCATTATCAAGAAGTGGCTTTATTCAGACCACGAGATCTTCCTGCGAGAGCTGGTTTCCAACGCCGTAGACGCGATCAATAAGCTGTCGATGGTAGCCCGCTCCGGCGAATATTCTGGCGAGGTTAGCCCCCCAGAGATCGAAATCAAGCTTGATAAAGAAAAACAAACCCTCAGCATTTCCGACACTGGCATCGGCATGACTGCCGATGAGGTCAAAAAGTATATTAATCAGGTGGCCTTTTCCAGCGCCGAAGAGTTTGTCACCAAGTACAAAAACATTTCCGATGAGAGCATCATCGGCCATTTCGGCTTGGGCTTCTATTCTTCCTTCATGGTGTCTTCACGGGTAGAAATCGATACCCTCTCCTATCAAGAAGGAGCCGAAGCCGTTCACTGGTCTTGCGATGGCTCAACCGAGTTCCAGATCTCTGCCTCCGACCGCACCACCGTCGGCACCACCATCACCCTGACCCTGATGGAGGAGGAAAAGGAGTACTTAGAATCTCACCGAATCAAGCAGCTGATCACCACCTACTGCGACTTCATGCCCGTCCCGATCAAGCTAGACGGCGAGGTGGTCAACAAGCACGAAGCCCCCTGGAAAAAGTCCCCCAATAGCCTCACAGACGAAGACTATTTAGAGTTTTACCGCTACCTCTATCCCTATCAGGAAGATCCGCTGCTGTGGATTCACCTCAATACCGACTACCCATTTGTCGTCAACGGCATCCTCTTTTTCCCCAAGCTCAAGCCCGACATTGACGTCACCAAGAGCAGCATTAAGCTCTACTCCAATCAGGTCTTTGTCACCGACAACTGCGAAGAAGTGGTACCCCGCTTCCTATTGCCCCTACGCGGCGTAATCGACAGCACCGACATCCCGCTGAACGTGTCGCGCAGCTTTTTGCAGGCCGATCGCACCGTTCGCAAAATTGCCGACTACATCGCCCGAAAAGTGGGAGACAACCTCAAGCAGCTCCACCGCGACAACCTCGCCAAGTACATCGAGAGCTGGCAAGACCTGGGCAACTTCGTCAAGTTTGGTTCTTTGAACGACGATAAGTTCAAAGAGCAAACCAAAGACATTTTGATTTTCCGCACCACAGCCAAGCTCGGGGACGCTGCCGCCAAAGTAGAAGTGCAGAGTGAAGAGGGCGATGCCTGGGCTGAAGTTTCTTCCGACCAGCCCGCCACCGACGCCAACGGCTTCTACTACACCAACCTGGCAGACTACCTGGAGCGCAACAAAGAGAAGCACGAAAACCGCATCTTCTACGCTACCGACGAAGTCACTCAGGCAACCTACATCGGCCTGCACAAAAACCAGGGCATCGAAGTTCTGTTTATGGACTCATTTATTGATACCCACTTTATTCCCTCCCTAGAACGAGACTACCCCGATGTCAAGTTCTCACGGGTAGACGCCGATCTAGATGACACGCTGCTAGACAAGGACAAGCAGAGTGAAATTGTCGATCCGGCTACTAACAAAACCCGTGACGACCAGGTTAAAGAGCTCTTTGAGAAGGCGCTGAACAAGCCCCGCCTCAACGTCAAGCCCCAGGCTCTCAAGGCCGATGATGCCGAGGCAGCTCCCCCTGCAATGGTGCTCTTACCTGAAGCTACTCGCCGCATGCAGGAAATGATGGCCCTGATGCAGCAGAAGAATATGGAGTTTCCCGAAGACCACGTGCTGCTGGTCAACACCGCCCACCCATTGATCCAAAATCTGCTCAACCTCAGCCAGAGCACCATTGTGCAGGCCGACGGCAGCACTTCTCCAGCGGGCGAGATGGCCAGCCTGATCTGTAACCAGGTGTATGACCTAGCGCTGATGGCTCAAAAAGGGTTCGATGCCGATGGCATGAAAACTTTTGTGGAGCGGTCAAATAAGCTGTTAACTCGCCTAACGGAGCGATAA
- a CDS encoding glycosyltransferase family 4 protein has product MHIIVLENEPSTQRGGQELSLLDVCRGLAQRGHRLTLLYRSPGDLLAEYQTFCHSAMLLRQYRIEMRQPLTSSWQLVNDLRRVAVEPPGLVYSNQYHDSFAGLVLSQLKGVPFVCHLRLPPPPALGWQWSLGMKRARRLIAVSQQTREEWVKRGFAAEQIDVVYNGIDSERFMPAGEVAEMRSHLNLPPDKPLVCYVGRLDPTKGLETLLRAVQRIAPTVHLAIAGKSRRPDYLTVLKTLVRDLGLEQQVTFLGHVSQPQQVYGASDLMVLPSEWPEPFGRSLIEAMACGIPVIGSRIGGIPEVLTGPLAENLVEAGNAAALAQRIQQLAQWRHHDPGLGQRCRDYAVSQFSLVRTLDGVESSLVKAATHN; this is encoded by the coding sequence ATGCATATCATCGTTTTGGAGAATGAGCCCTCTACCCAGCGAGGGGGGCAAGAACTGAGCCTGCTCGACGTGTGCCGCGGGTTAGCCCAGCGGGGCCACCGTCTAACGCTGCTGTATCGCAGTCCGGGCGACCTGCTGGCAGAGTATCAAACCTTTTGCCACAGTGCGATGCTCCTACGCCAGTACCGGATTGAGATGCGGCAGCCGCTGACCTCAAGCTGGCAGCTAGTCAATGACCTACGACGGGTTGCAGTGGAACCGCCGGGCCTGGTTTACAGCAATCAATACCACGACAGTTTTGCCGGTCTGGTGCTTTCCCAGCTCAAGGGAGTGCCGTTTGTTTGTCATCTGCGCCTGCCGCCGCCGCCAGCTCTGGGTTGGCAGTGGTCTTTGGGCATGAAGAGGGCTCGCCGCCTGATTGCGGTTTCACAGCAGACCCGAGAGGAATGGGTGAAGCGGGGCTTTGCCGCCGAGCAGATTGATGTGGTGTACAACGGCATTGACTCTGAACGGTTTATGCCTGCGGGGGAGGTGGCGGAAATGCGATCGCACCTCAACCTCCCGCCCGACAAACCCCTAGTCTGCTACGTCGGACGCCTAGACCCCACTAAGGGCCTAGAAACGCTACTGCGAGCCGTTCAGCGAATAGCTCCAACGGTTCATCTGGCCATTGCCGGAAAATCCCGCCGTCCTGACTACCTGACAGTGCTCAAAACTCTAGTGCGCGATTTGGGGCTAGAACAGCAGGTGACCTTCCTGGGCCATGTCTCCCAGCCCCAACAGGTCTATGGGGCCAGCGATTTGATGGTGCTGCCCAGCGAATGGCCCGAACCCTTTGGCCGCAGCCTAATTGAGGCGATGGCTTGCGGCATTCCAGTAATTGGCAGCCGGATCGGTGGCATTCCCGAGGTGTTGACGGGGCCGCTGGCCGAGAATTTGGTTGAGGCGGGTAACGCCGCAGCGCTAGCCCAGCGCATTCAACAGCTGGCCCAGTGGCGGCACCACGACCCAGGCTTGGGCCAGCGCTGCCGTGACTACGCGGTTAGCCAGTTTAGCCTGGTGCGTACACTTGATGGGGTGGAATCTTCCTTAGTCAAGGCGGCTACTCACAACTAA
- the hpsE gene encoding hormogonium polysaccharide biosynthesis glycosyltransferase HpsE, which yields MPPDFTVVIPTYNRAAYLPPLLERLQTQQGVESLRWEVVVVDNNSTDSTADLIKQIQSTWSAPCPLRYCFEPQQGSAYARQRGIEEAASPLVGCLDDDNLPEPTWVVAAVAFAEAHPNAGAFASRIYGQYEAPPPEALRSILFYLALNDRGDQPLRYEPRRNGMPPSAGLVVRREAWLQCVPSNLLLIGRVGQSMLAGEDYEALLHLHRAGWQVWYNPAMEIQHCIPPSRLTFDYMSRNLWGIGLGRHHLRMLALPTWQRPAMLLAYLLSDLKKAGTYYWQHRQDLGSQGAAACEMRRLVATVLSPFFVAGLGVQRQIEQVQRNWAGKQPDMLAGDSRSPE from the coding sequence ATGCCGCCAGACTTCACTGTGGTGATCCCTACCTACAACCGGGCTGCCTACCTGCCCCCGCTGCTAGAGCGACTGCAGACCCAGCAGGGCGTCGAATCGCTGCGCTGGGAAGTGGTGGTGGTGGACAACAACAGTACCGACAGTACAGCAGACCTGATCAAGCAAATCCAGTCCACTTGGTCAGCACCTTGCCCCCTGCGCTACTGCTTTGAACCGCAGCAGGGCTCGGCCTACGCCCGGCAGCGAGGCATTGAGGAGGCCGCCAGCCCGCTAGTAGGCTGCCTCGACGACGACAACCTACCAGAGCCTACCTGGGTTGTCGCTGCTGTCGCCTTTGCCGAGGCCCATCCCAACGCGGGAGCTTTTGCCAGCCGAATTTATGGGCAGTACGAAGCGCCGCCGCCCGAAGCCCTGAGGTCTATTCTCTTTTACCTGGCCCTCAACGACCGGGGCGATCAACCTTTGCGCTACGAACCTCGCCGCAACGGCATGCCTCCCTCAGCGGGTTTAGTCGTGCGTCGTGAGGCTTGGCTGCAGTGCGTACCTTCAAACCTGCTGCTAATTGGCCGAGTCGGTCAGTCCATGCTGGCCGGGGAAGACTACGAAGCGCTGCTTCACCTGCACCGAGCTGGCTGGCAGGTCTGGTACAACCCGGCAATGGAAATTCAGCACTGCATTCCCCCCTCGCGCCTAACCTTTGACTACATGAGCCGCAACCTCTGGGGCATTGGCCTGGGACGGCACCACCTGCGAATGCTGGCCTTGCCCACTTGGCAGCGACCGGCGATGCTGCTGGCCTACCTGCTGAGCGACCTGAAAAAAGCGGGCACCTATTACTGGCAACACCGGCAGGATCTGGGTAGCCAGGGGGCCGCTGCTTGTGAAATGCGGCGATTGGTGGCGACCGTTCTGAGTCCCTTTTTTGTGGCTGGCCTCGGGGTGCAGCGGCAGATTGAGCAGGTTCAGCGAAACTGGGCTGGCAAACAGCCTGATATGTTAGCAGGGGATTCCCGCAGTCCTGAGTAG